One Sphingomonas limnosediminicola DNA segment encodes these proteins:
- a CDS encoding sulfatase-like hydrolase/transferase encodes MKPLKILFAILLAILLPAWVAWLLWPVPIMVLAYRFTHPVAASRQVHWAAGPERPPAGERPPNIVLILADDLGINDITAEGPATGVAGGLVPTPNIDAIARAGADFTVAYCANATCSPSRAALLTGRYPQRFGFEFTAVPDQLARYVPRYSPQDRPYPTIYHADLQARAPSMENMGMPLSEVTIAEVLRARGYHTVHLGKWHLGDAPGMRPENQGFDESLGFMAGASKYAPDKASVDARLPGDPLDRLLWLALSDGVQFNGGAPFHAGEYMTDYLSDQAVAAIAANRNRPFFIYLAYNAPHTPFQATKADYEALGSIKDRRSRVYGAMVRALDRGVGKVMSALKAQGLDRNTIVIFTNDNGGAWYAGLSGINKPYRGWKGTFFEGGIRVPFFIDWPGRIAPGQRLAIPTEHIDVLPTLAAAAMVPLPAGRQIDGINLLPFVTTHAQPPLGRTLFWRSGSYEAVRDGDWKLQVSRNPPRTWLFNLAADPTERVNLAAREPAIVARLRASIARHDREMAKPLWPALLEEPIRIDVPADAPWKPGQEYVYWPN; translated from the coding sequence GTGAAGCCGCTGAAGATCCTATTCGCAATTCTGCTGGCGATCCTGCTTCCCGCTTGGGTCGCGTGGCTGCTGTGGCCCGTTCCCATCATGGTTTTGGCCTACCGCTTCACGCATCCGGTCGCCGCAAGCCGCCAGGTGCATTGGGCGGCCGGTCCGGAAAGGCCGCCGGCTGGCGAGCGGCCTCCCAACATCGTGCTGATCCTGGCCGACGACCTCGGCATCAACGACATCACTGCTGAAGGCCCGGCCACGGGCGTCGCGGGTGGGCTGGTCCCGACACCCAATATCGACGCCATCGCGCGTGCAGGGGCCGACTTCACCGTCGCTTATTGCGCGAACGCGACCTGCTCCCCCTCCCGCGCGGCACTGTTGACCGGGCGCTATCCGCAGCGGTTCGGTTTCGAATTCACCGCCGTCCCGGACCAGCTTGCGAGATACGTCCCGCGCTACTCACCGCAAGACCGGCCATATCCCACCATCTACCATGCCGATCTGCAGGCACGCGCGCCGTCGATGGAAAATATGGGCATGCCCTTGAGCGAAGTGACCATCGCCGAGGTGCTGAGGGCCCGCGGCTATCACACCGTCCACCTCGGCAAATGGCACCTGGGAGACGCGCCTGGAATGCGCCCCGAAAACCAGGGCTTCGACGAAAGCCTGGGCTTCATGGCCGGAGCGTCCAAATACGCACCGGACAAAGCGTCGGTCGACGCCCGGCTTCCGGGCGACCCGCTCGATCGCCTCTTATGGCTGGCGCTGTCCGACGGCGTCCAGTTCAACGGCGGCGCGCCCTTCCACGCCGGCGAATATATGACCGACTATCTCAGCGATCAGGCGGTCGCGGCGATCGCCGCCAACCGCAACCGGCCTTTCTTCATCTATCTCGCCTACAACGCGCCCCACACGCCGTTCCAGGCGACCAAGGCCGATTATGAAGCGCTCGGGTCCATCAAGGATCGCCGTTCCCGCGTCTACGGAGCGATGGTCCGCGCGCTCGACCGGGGGGTCGGCAAGGTCATGTCGGCGTTGAAGGCGCAGGGCCTCGACCGCAACACGATTGTCATTTTCACCAACGACAATGGCGGGGCCTGGTACGCGGGCCTTTCCGGCATCAACAAGCCGTATCGCGGATGGAAGGGCACCTTCTTCGAAGGGGGAATCCGCGTGCCGTTCTTCATCGATTGGCCGGGCCGGATCGCGCCCGGCCAGCGCCTGGCGATACCGACCGAGCATATCGACGTCCTGCCCACGCTCGCCGCCGCCGCTATGGTGCCTCTCCCCGCGGGACGGCAGATCGACGGCATCAACCTGCTGCCGTTCGTCACGACGCACGCGCAACCGCCCCTAGGCAGGACCTTGTTCTGGCGCTCGGGCAGCTACGAAGCGGTCCGCGACGGTGACTGGAAGCTTCAGGTCTCCCGCAATCCGCCGCGTACGTGGCTGTTCAACCTCGCCGCCGATCCCACCGAACGCGTGAACCTTGCCGCGCGAGAACCCGCCATCGTCGCGCGCCTCCGGGCGAGCATCGCGCGCCACGACCGCGAAATGGCCAAGCCCCTCTGGCCCGCCCTCCTCGAAGAGCCGATCCGCATCGACGTTCCCGCCGACGCGCCGTGGAAACCCGGCCAGGAATATGTCTACTGGCCGAACTGA
- the uvrA gene encoding excinuclease ABC subunit UvrA, producing MLTHISVRGAREHNLKAVDVDIPRESLTVITGLSGSGKSSLAFDTIYAEGQRRYVESLSAYARQFLEMMQKPDVEHIDGLSPAISIEQKTTSRNPRSTVATVTEIYDYMRLLWARVGIPYSPATGLPIAAQTVSQMVDRTMTLPEGSRHYLLAPVVRGRKGEYRKELAEWQKAGFTRVRIDGAFSAIEEAPTLDKKYKHDIEVVVDRVVIREGIEPRLADSFETALKLAEGLAFLDPADPVQDPPGSKRTGVAAALEKAAERNVLATHAPEGRIIFSEKFACPVSGFTIAEIEPRLFSFNAPQGACPACDGLGEKLVFDADLVVPNHALSIKKGAVVPWAKSNPPSPYYMQVLASLARAYDFDLDTSWADLPEEAQRVILHGTNGKPVTLRFIDGKRSYEVKKPFEGVIGNLNRRMQTTESAWMREELSRYQGSRPCEVCHGARLRPEALAVKIAGEDISLSTRRSVADAYDWFANLAPKLNPTQQEIAKAILKEINERLGFLHNVGLDYLHLDRTSGTLSGGESQRIRLASQIGSGLSGVLYVLDEPSIGLHQKDNDRLLETLKRLKSLGNTVLVVEHDEDAIRHADHVIDMGPGAGVHGGEVVCQGTLEELLACTTSITADYLSGRREIPLLATRRKGSGKFVTVAGATANNLDNVTVKFPLGTFTCVTGVSGSGKSSLTIDTLYAGAARSLNGARIPCGPCTGIKGLEQLDKVIDIDQSPIGRTPRSNPATYTGAFTQIRDWFAGLPESQARGYKPGRFSFNVKGGRCEACQGDGLIKIEMHFLPDVYVTCDVCHGARYNRETLEVKFKGKSIADVLDMTVEDAADFFKAVPGIRDKMEMLKEVGLGYVKVGQPATTLSGGEAQRVKLSKELSRRATGKTLYILDEPTTGLHFEDVRKLLEVLHRLADQGNTVVVIEHNLDVIKTADWVIDLGPGGGVNGGKIIAEGPPERIVQEPLSATGMYLKPLLEKASVKPVVVETKPKKPARAKRAAAADEDELGLVAAK from the coding sequence ATGCTGACCCACATCAGCGTCCGTGGCGCACGCGAACACAATCTGAAGGCCGTCGACGTGGATATCCCGCGCGAGAGCCTGACAGTCATTACCGGTTTGTCCGGCTCGGGCAAATCCAGCCTCGCCTTCGACACCATCTATGCGGAGGGGCAACGCCGCTACGTCGAGAGCCTCAGCGCCTACGCCCGCCAGTTTCTCGAGATGATGCAAAAGCCGGACGTCGAGCATATCGACGGTCTGTCGCCCGCCATCTCGATCGAGCAGAAGACGACCTCGCGCAACCCGCGCTCGACGGTCGCCACCGTCACCGAAATCTACGACTACATGCGCCTTCTGTGGGCGCGCGTCGGCATTCCTTATTCGCCCGCGACCGGCCTTCCCATTGCCGCGCAGACCGTCAGCCAGATGGTCGACCGCACCATGACCCTGCCCGAAGGCAGCCGCCACTACCTGCTCGCGCCCGTCGTTCGCGGCCGCAAGGGCGAGTACCGCAAGGAGCTTGCCGAGTGGCAGAAGGCGGGCTTCACCCGCGTCCGCATCGACGGCGCCTTCTCCGCGATCGAAGAAGCCCCCACGCTCGACAAGAAGTACAAGCACGACATCGAAGTCGTGGTGGATCGCGTTGTCATCCGCGAAGGCATCGAGCCGCGCCTCGCCGACAGCTTCGAAACCGCGCTCAAGCTCGCCGAGGGCCTCGCCTTCCTCGACCCCGCCGACCCGGTCCAGGACCCGCCCGGCAGCAAGCGCACCGGCGTCGCCGCCGCGCTGGAAAAAGCCGCGGAGCGCAACGTCCTCGCCACCCACGCGCCCGAAGGCCGCATCATCTTTTCCGAGAAGTTCGCCTGCCCCGTCAGCGGCTTCACCATCGCCGAGATTGAGCCGCGCCTGTTCTCGTTCAACGCGCCGCAGGGCGCCTGCCCGGCCTGCGACGGCCTCGGCGAAAAGCTGGTGTTCGACGCAGACCTCGTCGTTCCCAATCACGCGCTGTCGATCAAGAAGGGCGCCGTTGTCCCCTGGGCCAAGTCCAACCCGCCCAGCCCTTATTACATGCAGGTGCTAGCCAGCCTCGCTCGCGCCTATGATTTCGACCTCGACACCTCCTGGGCCGACCTCCCCGAGGAAGCGCAGCGCGTCATCCTCCACGGCACCAACGGCAAGCCCGTCACCCTGCGCTTCATCGACGGCAAGCGCAGCTATGAGGTGAAGAAGCCGTTCGAAGGCGTCATCGGCAACCTCAACCGCCGCATGCAGACCACCGAGTCCGCGTGGATGCGTGAGGAGCTCAGCCGTTACCAGGGCAGCCGCCCGTGCGAAGTCTGCCACGGCGCCCGCCTCCGCCCCGAAGCGCTGGCGGTGAAGATCGCCGGCGAGGACATCAGCCTCTCGACCCGCCGCAGCGTCGCCGACGCCTACGACTGGTTCGCCAACCTCGCGCCGAAGCTCAATCCGACGCAGCAGGAAATCGCCAAGGCCATTCTCAAGGAAATCAACGAGCGCCTCGGCTTCCTCCACAACGTCGGCCTCGACTATCTCCACCTCGACCGCACCAGCGGCACGCTAAGCGGCGGCGAGAGCCAGCGCATCCGCCTCGCGTCGCAGATCGGCAGCGGCCTCTCCGGCGTCCTTTACGTCCTCGACGAACCCTCGATCGGCCTTCATCAGAAGGACAACGACCGCCTCCTCGAAACGCTGAAACGCCTCAAATCCCTCGGCAACACCGTGCTCGTCGTCGAACATGACGAGGACGCGATCCGCCACGCCGACCATGTCATCGACATGGGCCCCGGCGCCGGCGTCCACGGCGGCGAGGTCGTATGCCAGGGCACGCTCGAAGAGCTGCTCGCCTGCACCACCAGCATCACGGCCGACTACCTGAGCGGCCGACGCGAAATCCCGCTCCTCGCCACCCGGCGAAAGGGCTCGGGCAAATTCGTCACCGTCGCCGGCGCCACCGCCAACAACCTCGACAATGTCACGGTGAAATTCCCGCTCGGCACTTTCACCTGCGTCACCGGGGTTAGCGGCAGTGGCAAGTCCTCGCTCACCATCGACACGCTCTATGCCGGCGCCGCGCGCAGCCTGAATGGCGCGCGCATCCCCTGCGGCCCCTGCACCGGCATCAAGGGGCTGGAACAGCTCGACAAGGTCATTGACATCGACCAGTCGCCGATCGGCCGCACCCCGCGCTCCAATCCCGCAACCTACACCGGCGCCTTCACCCAGATCCGCGACTGGTTCGCCGGCCTGCCGGAAAGCCAGGCGCGCGGCTACAAGCCCGGCCGCTTCTCCTTCAATGTGAAGGGCGGCCGGTGCGAGGCGTGCCAGGGTGACGGCCTCATCAAGATCGAAATGCACTTCCTGCCCGACGTCTACGTCACCTGTGACGTCTGCCACGGCGCCCGCTACAACCGCGAAACGCTGGAGGTGAAGTTCAAGGGCAAGTCGATTGCCGACGTGCTCGACATGACGGTCGAGGACGCGGCCGATTTCTTCAAGGCGGTCCCCGGCATCCGCGACAAGATGGAGATGCTGAAGGAAGTCGGCCTCGGTTACGTCAAGGTCGGGCAGCCGGCGACGACGCTCAGCGGCGGTGAGGCGCAGCGCGTCAAGTTGTCGAAGGAGCTATCGCGCCGCGCCACCGGCAAGACGCTCTACATCCTCGACGAGCCCACCACCGGCCTCCACTTCGAGGATGTGCGCAAGCTCCTCGAAGTCCTCCACCGGCTCGCCGACCAAGGCAACACGGTGGTCGTGATCGAACACAACCTCGACGTCATCAAGACCGCCGACTGGGTCATCGACCTGGGGCCGGGCGGCGGTGTCAACGGCGGCAAGATCATCGCCGAAGGCCCGCCCGAACGCATCGTTCAGGAACCGCTGTCGGCCACCGGCATGTACCTGAAGCCGCTGCTGGAAAAGGCGTCGGTGAAGCCGGTAGTGGTGGAGACGAAACCGAAAAAGCCGGCGCGCGCGAAGCGAGCTGCTGCGGCCGACGAGGATGAATTGGGGTTGGTTGCGGCGAAGTAG
- a CDS encoding chaplin family protein gives MRKMLFAAAAIAAAATPAIAQVNTGSGNGLVAVNVQNVDILKNFLNDSQIAALNNLGVPITVQAPISVAANVCGTTVNALVALRKTGDAACDAKTANNALANIVQRQKLKQTK, from the coding sequence ATGCGTAAGATGCTATTTGCCGCCGCCGCCATTGCGGCCGCCGCGACCCCCGCCATTGCCCAGGTCAATACCGGCAGCGGCAACGGCCTCGTGGCCGTAAACGTCCAGAACGTCGACATCCTCAAGAACTTCCTGAACGACAGCCAGATCGCGGCGCTCAACAATCTGGGCGTTCCGATCACGGTCCAGGCGCCGATCAGCGTCGCCGCCAACGTTTGCGGCACGACCGTCAACGCGCTGGTCGCGCTGCGCAAGACCGGCGATGCGGCTTGCGATGCCAAGACCGCCAACAACGCGCTGGCCAATATCGTTCAGCGTCAGAAGCTGAAGCAGACCAAGTAA